A single Botrytis cinerea B05.10 chromosome 1, complete sequence DNA region contains:
- the Bctfb3 gene encoding Bctfb3, producing MPKPLDISNPSDDICPICKSNRYLNRDLEFLINPECYHKMCSTCVDRIFTSGPAPCPVLHCGRTLRKKGFKSAFFEDLGIERECDIRRRVNEVFNRSEDDFETLLDYNNYLEETECMVFDLVNGKGKVKQEAEEKLRRFREANRGAIEENKNARLREVEMGKRKELEDREMAKQRRLAAMREEAEEKADVEKSRKQVLDQLATGKGNAADITQQAHKIILKKTSARRTLGERDAAVSAGTGSADGEGLTIRGLKKKVAPVAEKPYDPFGGVILAPTRYVLRDDYENQWVDKSVKRDPKHMAGGYSLQEYYGRAMHDAFSGLEIFIEDEMRDRVQSSSPSGATIAAAQASTGKIKLKVADRMEVDDVF from the coding sequence ATGCCTAAACCCCTCGAcatctccaatccatccGATGACATCTGTCCCATATGTAAATCCAACCGTTATCTCAACCGCGATCTCGAATTCCTCATTAACCCAGAATGCTACCACAAAATGTGTTCCACCTGCGTGGACCGCATCTTCACCTCCGGGCCCGCGCCTTGTCCCGTTCTCCACTGCGGTCGCACGTTACGGAAAAAAGGGTTCAAATCTGCGTTTTTTGAGGATCTAGGCATAGAACGCGAATGTGATATTCGACGTCGAGTAAATGAAGTGTTCAATCGCAGCGAAGATGATTTCGAGACGTTGTTGGACTACAATAATTATTTAGAAGAGACGGAATGCATGGTCTTTGATCTGGTGAATGGGAAGGGCAAAGTAAAACAAGAAGCGGAGGAGAAGCTAAGGAGGTTTAGAGAAGCGAACCGCGGAGCCATTGAGGAGAATAAGAACGCGAGGCTaagggaggtggagatggggaagaggaaggagttAGAGGATAGGGAGATGGCGAAACAGAGGAGACTAGCGGCTATGAGAGAAGAGGCTGAGGAGAAGGCCGATGTTGAGAAGAGCCGCAAGCAAGTTTTGGATCAACTGGCTACCGGCAAGGGAAATGCAGCTGATATTACACAACAAGCGCACAAGattattttgaagaagacTTCGGCGAGAAGAACCTTGGGAGAAAGGGATGCTGCGGTCAGTGCTGGAACTGGCAGCGCTGATGGGGAGGGCCTTACGATTAGAGGcctgaagaagaaagtggcGCCTGTGGCAGAGAAACCTTATGATCCCTTTGGAGGAGTCATTCTTGCACCTACGAGATACGTATTACGGGATGATTACGAGAACCAGTGGGTTGACAAGAGTGTCAAGCGTGACCCTAAACATATGGCTGGTGGTTACAGCCTTCAAGAATATTATGGAAGAGCAATGCACGATGCTTTTAGTGGCCTTGAAATATTCATCGAGGATGAGATGCGAGATCGAGTTCAATCGAGCTCTCCTTCTGGTGCTACCATAGCAGCTGCACAAGCATCTACGGGGAAAATAAAGCTAAAGGTGGCGGATAGAATGGAAGTAGATGATGTATTTTGA
- the Bcmsd1 gene encoding Bcmsd1 produces MTLGLCYRRHLLRNVNLCARKAVPWTRTNGSLSLLAVHRRSFTNTISRLNGAEEQVNINTNGTPWNEYKDSITLPKPNLDPLHPWEQLHSLNIGKRVTVTGFLHNKKQLGKGLIFATISRGSSANSGIQVVLKDSPEEGKIRDAFKSFKDIREHSAVSVTGILQSRVKKPDKTAEIAPDSPVTEGASDSTPLTRSQLLANFDIHAEDVRAINSFPRDIIVGPAQKFGPDSRHLEVRFEPDLYERLMFRSKLAKLVRKYLYSVSFDEIETPILFKSTPEGAREFLVPTRKPGYAYALPQSPQQYKQILMASGVTKYFQFAKCFRDEDLRADRQPEFTQIDMEMSWADGQYVMQTVEELVKSTHRQIQSEQLEAVHSLELPKTDFPRMTYEEAMSKHGSDKPDLRILDLIHRVDSIIPENLKGMMTSIENPIIEACKFRLNGNSRKVQQFIRKFMDSADAETFQKNPDGPPGIFVFDPRRPLEGLQAFGFEGAETLKQLYSSLPSSSHDNNDPRGPDATSTFDEGDLLILQARPEAPHSGGSTTLGKLRLALYKAAISEQLLAPTPGFRYLWVTDFPLFTLNTANPTDPGQGGTSGFSSTHHPFTAPKTADDIELLLTDPLAVTADHYDLVLNGVELGGGSKRIHSAEIQKFIMKSVLKMSDERMSDFNHLFEALRAGCPPHAGFAIGFDRWVAVLTGRESVRDVIFFPKGNKGEDAMVGSPGLITSEQEETYNLKSR; encoded by the exons ATGACCTTAGGATTGTGCTATCGCAGGCACTTACTAAGAAATGTAAACTTATGTGCACGTAAGGCCGTACCATGGACTCGCACAAACGGTTCCCTCTCATTGCTTGCTGTTCATCGGAGAAGTTTCACCAATACCATTTCTCGTTTGAATGGAGCAGAAGAACAAGTTAACATTAACACAAATGGCACGCCTTGGAATGAATACAAGGATAGCA TCACTCTGCCAAAGCCCAATCTCGATCCATTACATCCATGGGAACAATTGCATTCCTTGAATATTGGAAAAAGGGTCACCGTTACTGGTTTCCTACACAACAAGAAGCAGCTAGGTAAAGGGCTGATATTTGCTACAATAAGTAGAGGGTCTTCAGCAAATTCAGGAATTCAGGTTGTATTAAAAGATAGCCCCGAAGAAGGGAAGATTAGAGATGCTTTCAAAAGTTTTAAAGACATCAGAGAGCACAGCGCTGTATCTGTGACTGGAATTCTACAGTCCAGAGTCAAGAAGCCAGACAAAACAGCAGAGATTGCGCCCGACTCACCGGTTACTGAGGGAGCTTCCGATTCGACTCCTTTAACACGGTCTCAATTACTTGCAAATTTTGACATCCATGCCGAAGATGTGAGAGcaatcaattcatttccCAGGGACATTATTGTTGGACCTGCCCAGAAATTTGGGCCTGATTCCAGGCATCTTGAGGTTCGATTCGAGCCAGATCTTTATGAAAGATTAATGTTTCGGTCAAAGCTAGCTAAATTAGTGagaaaatatctatattctGTGAGCTTCGATGAGATTGAGACTCCCATCTTATTCAAATCAACGCCTGAAGGTGCCAGAGAATTCCTTGTCCCTACTAGAAAACCAGGTTATGCATATGCTCTACCGCAAAGCCCCCAACAATACAAACAAATTTTGATGGCTAGTGGTGTCACCAAATATTTCCAATTTGCTAAATGCTTTCGAGATGAGGATCTTCGTGCGGACAGGCAGCCAGAATTCACTCAG ATTGATATGGAAATGTCATGGGCGGACGGCCAATATGTCATGCAGACAGTTGAAGAGCTTGTAAAGAGCACGCATAGGCAGATACAGTCTGAACAGCTTGAAGCTGTGCATAGTCTTGAGTTACCGAAAACAGACTTTCCAAGGATGACATATGAGGAAGCCATGTCGAAGCATGGGTCTGACAAACCCGATCTCAGAATTTTGGACTTG ATTCATCGAGTGGATTCCATTATTCCAGAAAATCTCAAGGGAATGATGACTTCGATTGAAAATCCTATAATCGAAGCTTGCAAGTTCCGGCTCAACGGCAATTCTAGGAAGGTACAACAATTCATTCGCAAGTTTATGGATTCTGCAGATGCCGAAACATTCCAGAAAAATCCTGATGGTCCCCCTGGAATATTTGTATTCGATCCCAGAAGGCCATTAGAAGGCCTACAAGCATTTGGGTTTGAGGGTGCTGAAACGTTGAAACAACTttactcttctcttccatcttcttcgcACGATAATAATGATCCACGGGGACCTGATGCAACAAGCACATTTGATGAAGGAGATCTACTTATCCTCCAAGCGCGACCCGAAGCTCCTCATTCCGGCGGCTCCACTACTCTAGGTAAACTCCGGCTCGCACTCTACAAGGCCGCAATTTCAGAACAACTTCTTGCTCCTACTCCAGGATTTCGTTATCTCTGGGTCACAGACTTTCCACTCTTTACTCTTAATACTGCCAACCCAACCGATCCTGGTCAAGGCGGCACATCAGGGTTTTCTTCTACCCACCACCCGTTTACTGCCCCTAAAACCGCTGATGATATCGAACTCCTGCTCACTGACCCTCTCGCAGTGACCGCAGATCACTACGACCTTGTTCTTAATGGAGTCGAGCTCGGTGGTGGCTCAAAACGTATCCATTCAGCCgagattcaaaaattcatcatGAAAAGTGTGTTAAAAATGAGCGATGAGAGGATGTCGGATTTTAACCATTTGTTTGAAGCATTAAGAGCTGGCTGCCCACCTCATGCTGGATTTGCTATTGGCTTCGATAGATGGGTTGCAGTATTGACAGGAAGAGAGAGTGTCAGGGATGTCATATTCTTCCCGAAAGGAAATAAAGGCGAGGACGCCATGGTGGGAAGTCCGGGACTGATCACAAGCGAGCAAGAGGAAACATATAATCTAAAGTCTAGATGA